A region of Solanum dulcamara chromosome 7, daSolDulc1.2, whole genome shotgun sequence DNA encodes the following proteins:
- the LOC129895085 gene encoding transcription factor MYB20-like encodes MGRHSSGVKQKLRKGLWSPEEDEKLCNYITNFGIGSWSSVPKLAGLQRCGKSCRLRWINYLRPDLKRGMFSQDEEDKIISLHQVLGNRWAQIAAQLPGRTDNEIKNFWNSSLKKKLMKQGIDPNTHKPLSVNQVVKDEENCTNNTSMLQIPPHLNEMANGQFTESKQVFDLLFIHELQSNANPSEYNSEVLAQYHDHQSEFENNPKYVFCSTSSVTKLEHVHMTETDFGSSSTSRMSSSNSSNMCGNQNTAGNRINGMSENSESLSWDVENKMESLFQYPYIGIKNEELKSSSSHERDQLYGNSTTGDFMSNYPLSSLTEEFKWG; translated from the exons ATGGGACGCCATTCTTCTGGTGTGAAGCAGAAGCTAAGGAAAGGGTTGTGGTCACCTGAAGAAGATGAGAAATTATGCAATTATATCACCAATTTTGGTATTGGCTCCTGGAGTTCAGTCCCTAAATTAGCAG GTCTGCAAAGATGTGGAAAGAGTTGCAGATTGAGATGGATAAATTACTTAAGGCCTGATCTTAAAAGAGGAATGTTCTCACAGGATGAAGAGGATAAGATAATTAGCCTCCATCAAGTTCTTGGAAACAG ATGGGCACAAATTGCTGCACAATTACCAGGAAGAACGGATAACGAGATAAAGAATTTCTGGAATTCGAGTTTGAAGAAGAAGTTAATGAAGCAGGGGATTGATCCAAATACCCACAAGCCACTCAGCGTGAATCAAGTAGTTAAAGATGAAGAGAATTGTACAAATAATACCTCAATGTTGCAGATACCACCACATCTTAATGAAATGGCCAATGGACAATTTACAGAAAGTAAACAAGTCTTTGATCTTCTGTTTATTCATGAACTCCAATCCAATGCGAATCCGAGTGAGTATAATTCAGAAGTGTTAGCTCAATACCATGATCATCAGAGCGAATTCGAGAACAATCCAAAGTATGTGTTTTGCTCAACATCAAGTGTAACAAAATTAGAACATGTACACATGACAGAAACTGATTTTGGTAGCAGCTCAACTTCAAGAATGAGTTCAAGTAATAGTTCAAATATGTGTGGCAATCAAAACACTGCTGGAAATCGGATAAACGGGATGTCGGAAAATAGTGAATCTTTGTCATGGGATGTTGAGAACAAAATGGAATCTCTGTTCCAGTATCCTTACATTGGAATCAAGAATGAAGAATTAAAGTCAAGTTCAAGCCATGAAAGAGATCAGCTCTATGGTAACAGTACTACTGGAGATTTCATGAGTAATTATCCATTGAGTTCCTTAACTGAAGAGTTTAAGTGGGGCTAA
- the LOC129895084 gene encoding uncharacterized protein LOC129895084, producing MAEEEKSVQEELSLPILLADRVIKSAQEAESSKFECAELSRHAARLSQFLRSTVRLSSSSQSQSLYDRPIRRITSEVTKTLDRALILVRKCRHKPNLLRHVLAITSTTDFRKVSILLENSIADVTWLLSIFDPDAGPTLSLPPIASNDPIVAWVWSYIATIQMGNLQYRIDAAQALATLALDNDRNKKMIVEENGIPPLLKLLKESSSAEAQIAAATALYNLADDEERVRAIANDLGVQIIVKVLAESPMRVQIHVANLVSRMAELDLYAQEEFGRENITRPLVIHLGMDVVLDEPKDPQPRKTPSLHSLVQINKEMVKNNFSLHSNSMDGSSRGGHYGNKKEKDRELEPPEVKSRLKVSCAMALWKLAKGSLLNSRKITETKALLCLAKIIEKEKGELQINCLMTVMELAAVAESNAELRRVAFKPTSPAGKAVIDQLLRVINEETYAPLVILAIKAIGSLARTFPAKDTRIVEHVVAKLEHRNADVALEACIALGKFACPDNFNCVEHSKAIIEFDGVPKLINLLRYDRGQLHELQLLCYLALHVGNSKALEQARALSILEGAARHVSAQHPDLRELFAKAIHHLTLYQIGGHMHRQA from the coding sequence atggCGGAAGAAGAGAAATCTGTTCAAGAAGAGCTTTCACTTCCGATTCTACTTGCTGATAGAGTAATCAAATCTGCCCAAGAAGCCGAATCATCCAAATTTGAATGCGCCGAGCTCTCCCGTCACGCTGCTCGGCTCAGCCAATTTCTCCGATCAACTGTTCGGCTCAGCAGTTCTTCACAATCCCAGTCACTCTACGACCGGCCCATCCGCCGGATAACTTCTGAAGTCACCAAGACTCTTGACCGAGCCCTAATTCTTGTACGCAAGTGCCGTCACAAGCCGAATCTCCTCCGCCATGTTCTTGCCATCACTTCCACTACTGACTTCCGGAAAGTCTCTATCCTTCTAGAAAATTCCATCGCCGATGTGACGTGGCTGCTATCCATATTCGACCCGGATGCTGGCCCGACTCTTTCACTTCCTCCTATTGCTAGTAACGACCCTATTGTGGCTTGGGTTTGGTCTTATATCGCTACTATTCAAATGGGTAATCTTCAGTACCGAATTGACGCTGCTCAGGCATTAGCTACCCTAGCTCTCGATAATGACCGCAACAAGAAAATGATTGTGGAAGAGAATGGTATTCCGCCTTTGTTGAAGCTACTGAAGGAAAGCAGTTCAGCAGAAGCACAAATTGCTGCGGCTACTGCTTTGTACAACTTGGCTGATGATGAGGAAAGAGTGAGGGCCATAGCAAATGATCTTGGTGTTCAAATTATTGTCAAGGTGCTTGCGGAATCGCCCATGAGAGTTCAAATTCACGTTGCGAATTTGGTCTCGAGAATGGCTGAGTTGGACTTGTATGCCCAGGAAGAATTTGGGAGGGAGAATATAACGAGGCCCTTGGTGATTCATCTGGGAATGGATGTAGTTCTAGATGAACCCAAAGACCCACAGCCCCGTAAGACTCCTAGTTTACATTCTTTAGTTCAAATAAATAAGGAGATGGTCAAGAATAATTTTAGTTTACATTCTAATTCTATGGATGGGAGTAGTAGGGGTGGGCATTACGGTAATAAGAAGGAGAAAGATAGGGAATTGGAACCCCCTGAGGTGAAATCTAGGCTTAAGGTAAGTTGTGCAATGGCACTGTGGAAATTGGCTAAAGGTAGTTTGTTGAATAGCAGGAAGATTACTGAGACTAAAGCTTTGCTTTGTTTGGCAAAGATTATTGAGAAGGAGAAGGGGGAATTGCAGATAAATTGCCTGATGACAGTGATGGAATTGGCTGCAGTGGCAGAGTCTAATGCTGAACTTAGACGAGTGGCATTCAAGCCTACTTCACCTGCTGGAAAAGCGGTTATTGATCAGTTGTTGAGGGTGATAAATGAGGAAACCTATGCTCCATTGGTGATTCTGGCTATTAAGGCGATTGGGTCGTTGGCTAGGACATTTCCTGCTAAGGACACGAGAATCGTCGAGCATGTAGTGGCTAAACTTGAGCATAGAAATGCTGATGTTGCCTTGGAAGCATGTATTGCTTTGGGGAAATTTGCATGTCCGGACAATTTTAATTGCGTGGAGCACTCAAAGGCAATTATTGAATTTGATGGAGTACCAAAGCTGATTAATTTGCTGAGGTATGACCGAGGGCAGTTGCACGAGCTTCAACTGCTCTGCTACCTTGCTTTGCACGTTGGTAATAGTAAGGCCCTCGAGCAAGCAAGAGCGCTGAGCATCCTTGAAGGTGCTGCTCGTCATGTATCTGCTCAGCATCCTGATTTGAGGGAGTTGTTTGCCAAGGCGATCCACCATCTTACTCTTTATCAAATTGGAGGTCATATGCATAGACAGGCTTAG
- the LOC129895086 gene encoding 60S ribosomal protein L27a-3, translating to MTTRFKKNRKKRGHVSAGHGRIGKHRKHPGGRGNAGGMHHHRILFDKYHPGYFGKVGMRYFHKLRNKFYCPTVNIDKLWSLVPQEVKDKAAASKGSAPVIDVTQYGYFKVLGKGVLPENQAVVVKAKLISKNAEKKIKEGGGAVVLTA from the coding sequence ATGACGACCCGTTTCAAGAAGAACAGGAAGAAGAGGGGTCACGTCAGTGCCGGACACGGACGTATCGGTAAGCACAGGAAGCATCCAGGTGGTCGTGGTAATGCTGGAGGTATGCACCATCACCGTATCCTCTTCGACAAGTACCATCCTGGTTACTTCGGAAAGGTAGGTATGCGTTACTTCCATAAACTCCGCAACAAATTCTATTGCCCTACTGTCAATATCGACAAGCTCTGGTCACTTGTCCCTCAAGAGGTGAAGGACAAGGCTGCTGCTAGCAAGGGAAGTGCCCCCGTGATCGATGTTACCCAGTATGGTTACTTCAAGGTCTTGGGTAAGGGTGTTTTGCCAGAAAACCAGGCCGTGGTGGTGAAGGCTAAGCTTATTTCAAAGAATGCTGAGAAGAAGATTAAGGAGGGTGGTGGTGCCGTTGTGCTCACTGCTTAG